A stretch of DNA from Echeneis naucrates chromosome 3, fEcheNa1.1, whole genome shotgun sequence:
GCGTACTTTAATGATACATGTGTTACCAGACTCAAACACGGGCTCCAGACCGTAGATAACTTTTGCCCTCCAGACTTTATTGGAACAGCCATCACCAATATGAGATTCTTGCATCATTATGCGGCCAAATAATTTGTTGGCCCACATGCCAGAGTCAGCCACACCCTTGCTGAATATCATGGGCGTCATTTCGATTTCTTCTCCAACTATTAAGGGCATGCAAAAAGAGTTTAGGCATAAGAAGATGCATATtcaaaaaaaacagcaaaaaaactgATTCAAACATGCAAAATGTTGTCTTACTGGCAAGGTCTTCATGTAGGGACATTCCTGCTAAGACTGCGAGAGAGAAGACAAAATGTGACATGATATAAACGTataaaccaaaaaagaaaagtaccTCCAGGTGTTGTTGCAACACAATGTACGGTAGAAGAGGACATACTCTCTGCGCTGAGTAGTGTGTCTGTTGAGTCTGTCCCATATTCATTCGTGATCGAGCAACTGTAAACACCAGAGTCTCTGTATGACGCCTGGACAATGGCAAGATTGACCTGAGCTTCATCCCCTGCACTGGgagaaacacaaataacaaataatacagaatgtttaaaaaagcaaacagacaagAATTACAGTGAACCGCTTCTATGTGATCAATTCAGAGAAATTCAAAAGTATTTTTTACTTAATGACCACATAGACATTAATAGTAATTAATTCTGGGAATCTTTCCAAATATTATGCTTATTTTAACACTACTTGGTAGCCTATTCTTTAGAGTCAGTCTGAAaactcactttctttttatttgcgCAACCTCCTTTTCATCTTTGTACCATTTGATCGTAGAGTCGCTGAGAACATTGAAGAACTGGCACCACAGTTTCAAGTGTCCAGAAGCATCTGCAAAGGTTTCGGCCCTGATTTTGCGAATAACttgaggagctggaggaagaggcagccagcacagaaaacaggatAAAGACACAGTTGggtaaatgtgaaatgagtcTGCCACAGCCTCTAAAGTGTTCGAGTGACTAATGCAGTCACTGCGGTGTGTTTGTAACCGCAACCGACACTGTGGTCAGTCTAATTGCTGCAGCCTGGATTGTTGAACATACAGCATAAAATGGCTGCACATAAAAGCACAATCTCATATATAATCAATCAAAAGAGTATGACTTCCTGTGGACTCTTAGCTTATAACTAGAATGATAAATTAACCGGCTTTATGTCTCAGTGTGTGAGAGTAaatgaaattaagaaattaCAGCAGACCACTGCCCAAGAATAAAATATAGGCAATGCATTTACTGATTGTGCTTTTTCTATGTGAGTGCGTGTttatccaaaataaaaaggcatcTAGGGCTATATTATTAACTCTCTAAGGACCTTCTCTATCACGTCCAGCACACAGCTCTGATCATGTATTGCTGTATTGCAATGTGTCTTTTCGGATACTTCCACTGGGAGGTGCCAAAGAAAGATTTCCATGTACAGCACACAGCAACAATTTCtattaaaaaagcaaaatgttgttCTCTCTTTACCTTTGAACGGGTTATGCTTGTCCTTCTCTGCTGGTTTCCCCTCGGTTTTCAGAGCGTTGATTTCCTCGGTTTGCTGCAGACTTGGAGCTTGAGTCTCTGGTGCTGCCTTTCTTCGGCTCAGGAGTGGCGAACGCCTTTCTACAGGGGAGGTTTGCTCACTAGGTGGCTGAAGTAGGGACCGGCGTGAGAGATTTGGCGACACCGAGGGGGTCACAGGACTCGTGGAGAGCTTGGTGCTCTGGCTATAAGCCTCCTTTTTCAGAGCTTGGCTATCAACCGGTGAGGTGGCCTCTGTGGCCTCTTTGGGTTTTGCCTTGGATGTTAGGATTTTGCGTCGAGCTCCAGAGGCAAGCTCTTGCGGAGTAGCAGAGGGAATCGgtgaaacacaatttcttttctttgacagGGGACTGGTTTCAAGAGTTGGACTGGTTGAGGAGTCACTCCTTGAAACCGCAACGTTGTCCTGCTGAATAAGTTGAAGctcttctgtttctgtgctgaatACACTTTGAACAGGACACTTTTGGACAGCGTTTGTTTCATGTTCTTCCATTTTTAATTGCTCTAGAAGAGTTGTTGAATTAATTTCAGAGACACTTTCAATTTTGCTGTTGAATTTAATTTCTGGAGTTAACTTTTGTGTTGACTCCATGTCTTTGCCTTCAACAGGTTGATCCAAAATGGTAGTATTTGACTTCTCACTGCTGGCCTTTATAGGAGTCACAGATTCTTGactcacagtgacagaaagatTTGAAACTGATGTAGATGTCTTCGTTTCTTCATCTTTAATAGTTGAAAGAAGAAATTTGTCcatttcactgtcagtgagtGAAACAGTTTGACGATAAGACGGAACCAGATATGACGTTCCAGTTTCCTGCCCAATATCCACAACACCTTCTTCATATTTCTCAGCCATGCTATGAACTCCAGTGTCCTCTATAACAGGAGCTTTTGGTATAGTCTGAACAGGTGGAGAAGTTGTGTCTTGAGTCTGACTTTGTTCCTGCTCAGTTTTATTTAGTAGATGAGACGTAACTGTTGACCTCCTGGATGTTGGAGGAGCATTGTCAATTATTGTCTCAGTTTCCCCGCCAGGCGCTGACTTTTTGACATCcagtttacattttctctcaTCACGTCTTAAGTCCTGGCAGCTCTCTGCAGCAGTTGTTGTAGGTTCTTGTACGTGAACTGGTGTGGTGCGCAATGAATTCGCTAGTGTGGGATCGAGAGCGCGTATTTGTGATCTCAGAAGTTCAGCAACTGAAATAACTTTTGAAACGGGTGCTGGGATTTCATTAAATTCAATAATTTGCTCGatatttttagtattttctgGATTATTTCTCAACTGCGGCACAACAGTCTCGCATTCATCTGGTTTTAGATTCTGTAATTCTGAGCAACTTTCCTCGCCCACTTTTGAATTTGGTTTCTCTTTCCGAGTTGCCTGGACAATGACAGCGGCTGCATCTTTGTGCTCTGCGTCTCTGATCGTTCCACTTTTAGTTTCTTCAATTTCGTGTATCGCAGCGGTTTCAATCTCCATCTCGACTATCTTCTCACTTGGGGCCATGCTCTGGTTGTCCCCCAATAACTTACCTACTTCTTTACCCTCTGCCTCCTGATCAAGTTGTATTTCCATCCCTTCAACAGTTTTTATAGCTGTATCAATTTGGCTTTGCAGGGGAGCAGGCGAAACGTTACACCCTTGTGTGTTGTCGCCATTACCAGAGTTTTTCAAGGGTGACTTCCGTAGGTCTGTAAAAAGGGCTGTATGGCTTTTAGTTGATCCTCTGGAATGATCCCATGTGTCCTGTGTCATTATGTCAATGGCTGCTTGAAGACCAAAGTGTAAAGACTGGGTCTGGATGTCATCTATTGTGGTCACGCTTTCTGATGGAGTCCTTTGTGGCGGTTGTGTGTCCATCATAAACTGCTCGCATGGAAGCTCAAGGCTGACAGGTGCATCATTCCTGGTCATCTTTGTATGGGCTGGTGTAACCTTGGGACATAACACAAGCAGAGGTTTCCATGCTGTGAACACTGAGACCCTTATCCCTGGCTATGAAGGACATGGATTAAACACATGTagttttaaaaacagtaacAGTGTAACCAGCAACAAAGGAAATTTACGAGTCAGAAGAGTTATTGACCGTAACACGTGGCTCCTAAACCTGCTGTTGGTAATGTCTGATAAAACAGTGGTGTTCATCTTGAACACCATTGTTTTATTAGAAAACTTGCTCTATTGGTACTGCTACATTCTGACTGATAGATTTAAGAGATGTTTgttcgagaaaaaaaaaaaaaaaaatcatgaaaaatgttttgcttatgACGTTTATCAGTTCAGTTTCACACAGAATCCGAATGTAGCACATTCGCTAAAACCTGTtgcagactgtgttgaaatcaTATATTATACAGTCAGAACGTTTGAAAGTGCATGCCtgcttgtttcctttcctcttgTGCAGTCTAAGTCTGACATGATGAGCCTTGTCCAGCGGGACTGTTGCTATTTTGCATTTAAGTGTGGCCAGACAGGAATGGGAATAATTTTAAGAGGTGCCGTGCCGCTGAGGTAAGGCCAGTTGCACAAGCAGTGTACAATAGACATCCACTGTCCCATATCAACAAGATTTTCCGGTGGCTGAGCACTGATTTAGCATATTATCGCATAATCAGTCAttgcttttctgtgtttcaatCACATCATCATCGAATTTCAGGGAGCAGTTAGGTAAATTCACAGACTGGATGGGGACTGTTGGCCAAGACAGTGAGAGAACAACGGAAATAGGAAAAACACCCAGACAATATCTGCTGACCAGCACCTCCAAAGCTCACCTGCTAACATGTAATATTTCACAAGATTCATACAAAAAGTGCCAGAAACAGTGTCTTTTTAGAGAGAAAGGCTGTCTGTGCTCCTGTGTTTCCACTCTTTGTGCGAAGCTAAGCTAATCACCTGCCGGTTTCTCTCTGTGCTACTCTAACAGAGTGACTAATTACAAGTAAAAAGCCAAATTTCTGAAGAAATGCTTCTCACTGCTTCTCCTGAGACCTTTGAACTTGCGATATCAGATGTGTTGCATCAGTCTACCTTTTACAACTGTCAACATGTGCGTCATTTCATTCTTGTCACACAGCAAGGCATGCTTGTAAACTGCTATAAATAGCCCGAGGGCGCTTGTGTTACTGATGAAGCCTGTGTTGGCAGCACAAAGCACTCATGAGCTCATGTGAAAAGGCTCACTCACCTCGCTTGGCGGAGCCGTCTGTGGCTCAGACACATTTTCTTGGCAGGGCCTTGTTTCCGTGTCAGGCAGCTGATCTTCAGCCTGTTCACATGGATGCTGAGGCAAAGAAGTCCCGCTTTCACGTGGCTCCACCACCGACTTGAGGTCTCCGAGGGGTCCACCAGTGGAAGTGGTGGACTCATCAGGTTTTGGCGCAACACTTGACTGTGGTGGTGTTGATCTAATTTTGAAACCTCGAAAAGGACTTTGTTTCTGCACTTCCAAAtgttcttttgtctctttgtttacAGCCTCCTTCTCGTACTTAGCAGCTTGTTTGCCTTCAGATCTTGGCCCACCATGACCTTTAGCTCTAGCAGCAGGTGGCACTGTGCTCTGTGGAGGTACAGCCcgtttgttttcatattttgaagCAGCCAGTTTCTGACTTTGTGAGCTTAAATCCACAATAGATGAACTGACAAGCTTCTCTACTTCCATGATCTTCTCTGAATTTCCCTCAGACTGTACTTTGACTACACCCGCCAAGGCTCCCAAGGTTGGGGTCTCATCTTTCGCCCTTATTTCCTCATAAACTTTGTCTTTCGGTGTATCTGCTTTTGTAAATTTGGCACCGTTGGAAATTTTAATCTTCTTCTTGACGAAGGGACTTTTGGGTTGATGTACAGTGAAAATCTTCTGGGCACTGTCATATACGTACGTCCCGatattgtttccattttcatttacaaCTTGTCCATTAGTGACTGGCTTTTCTTCAGCCTTCTCTGCTGGTGGCTCCTGCAACCTGTTCTCAATTTCCACAGCCGCTGCCTGATGGCTCTCCTCGTTGCCCTCATCCTCTGTGGAGCTAGGCGTGCTAAGAAAGGCCTCCATTGTGGAGCGGCGTTTTCTCTGTGTGCGGTCTGGGCTGATGGTTCGAAGCGGCTCCTGGTTTTCTTTACCTTCTGCTTCCCTGCGCCTGTGCTCAGCCTTTTGTTTGAGCTTTGCAAAGTAGCGCTGGTGGATCTTGAACTCATTCATTTCGCCCACCTCCAGGACCCCAGAGCAGGACACTATCCCTTTATTGTTGATTGCTGAGGCCTGGTATATAGCTGCGTCTTCTACAGTGCAACTGCagagaaaatctaaattaaCTTAACTTAATTAAAATCAGTATTTGGTGGCTGAGCGGGAAAACTGAACTCTGAgcaggagggttagggttagtttcaCTCCCGaccatctccctctccctccttctctcgctctctacCTATTTCCTGACTTTGTCAGTAAAATGTAACCCCATTCACCCAGaagataacaaacaaaaaaatttgttttcaagGAATAAAAAGAAGTCAAACACTGCCATCAACGAAACCCTTTTCAgaggatttgttgttgttgagtctACCAAGACTTCTTGACTGAAATAATTATGCCTGATTTAAATCCCATATGTTGCGTATTGATAAACATTTCCTTAGAAAAAAGGTGAATATGAACAATAATCCCTGCGATCTCTTTCCTCATCATTATTTCAATCATACATACTTGTAAATGTGCAGGGAATGACTTTGTCCATTGCggaatatttcatattttggcAGTCCGCAGTATCGGTCCAGCTGCAAATCGTCCTTATACCAATTAACTTGAGGGGCAGGGTatcctgaaaaaaacaacacaaaaattgtGATACGTTTTtcgagagagagaaatggatttCAACTGTCAAATATATGGGAAGTCAGGTGTAAAGAGAGATTTGTTTAGAAAATACCTAAAAATACTTTCTTTACAGTGCTATATTCTTGCATGCTGCTTGTTACTTTATCAAGTAGGCCTTCCGGGGCCTACTTGATAAAGCACATGAGAGCATGGATTTGTGATATGTTTGTGACGGTCCCAAGCCCAGAGAAATGGGGTGGATTGcgacaggaagggcatctggtgtaaaaactTTCCAAATCAaaatcacagagctgacttgctttGGCGACCCCAAAATAGGGAAAAGCCGAAAGAAGAAAAGATCAAGTGGGCCTCCAGTTTATTGATGTGTGAGGTGGCCGTAACTTctcaacatgttaaaaaaaaaaaaaaaatctctaaacTTGTCAGAAAACTGCTTGAAGCAGTGTTTACCTGTAACCACACACGAGAACTTCACATTGCAGTTTTCCGACACAGCTTTTGACTTGAGGGTTGTTTGAAAGGAGGGCTGGGTTTCCTCAGTTAGCTGTGCCATCACGCTGCAGAGTGTGCTCCTGTGCAAGAAAAAGGGACACATTAATATGATTTATTGAAGCACACATGATGTAGTCATCACGTCGGTCTCTGTTTACTCTTGTTGGGACCACACAGAGTTGCTTGAACGGTTCCTGGGGAAAGTCCCCGCAGAATGCAGCTCATGTCTAATTATGTTGCTGTGTTTCAAACAGATCACACgcaggaaaaaaactaaaaaatgaaATCTGCCGTTCGGCATGACTAGTTGTTTTGGTACTTCCCATCGGTCCACGTGAGATTAATTAGAGAAATTAAACATCAGTATAAATTTAATATGGTCCAAGAATATTGAACCGTTGTCGTGtgtggaaatgtggaaaaacatcACTCCAATAGTATAACATGAAGTGGTGCGGGCTCGCACGCAGATTACAGTATCATTAACTATCATTAACTATGTGCAGTGGATCCACGTCTGCTGTTGACACCCATTTCAGTGTTTGATCGATGCATAGTTAAAGGATACCGTTACACTTCGCTGGATGTTACTCATGATTAAGCAAACGCATCAAAACACCACTGCTAAGGACAGTCACACTACATCCCAACACAGCTGCTGGATCACAGCCTCTGCAACAAACTAACTTTGGGGGGTTTTTaaggaaattttattttttgttttccatcctAAATTTGGTTTCTGTTGATCAACTGTCAgattacattaaataaatgacattctccggCTTGTATCAGTCGCTGCAAAATTATCTCCAGACATGATTTTGTAATAGTAAGAGAAATACTTTTTTGCCACATGAGTAATTGTCCTAATGAAGATAAACCAGgcagcaaattaaaatttttttttttttttagcaggaaTTCATGGGTATCCCAGGAAGTGTTTAGACAGTTGCCCTGTAATATTGACTTGGAAAAACAATATTCTTACAAGTTGATTTGTCATTAAAGAGGTGGATATGAAGGTCAACACGCTTTGTTCCATGAACAAATCTTTCCGTGCAGAAGCAGTAGTTAGATTACTCGATATGAAATGGGGCCCGTGGTGAATTATTGAGATGCTGCTCTTAATCAGCAGTTTATTGAAACTATGGTGaccatgacaacaaacaaagaaatactgTAACACGCCACACACTTTAAATCAATCCCAGGTTCGGGAAACTTTGAAGTGTTGCACATAAATGGTGACATCTTCCCAACCGTTGTGTTAATCAGCGAGACACCAAGTCAGTCTTTAATCCATACCTGTTTTCTGGTCTCACGTTAGAGAGGTAGCTGCAGCTCCCGGGCCGGCTACCTCCACCGTTCTCGTCCACGCTGCTGGATCTTCCATTCCAAGAAGTGGAGCGTGTTGTCATCCTTCGGGAACCCATTTTTTCCACAAGATAAAgggacaacaaagaaaaaaaaaaaaggttctccaggaaaacaaaaatgtttctgttgccACTTATATTTCGTCGTTCCTCAGATTTTTCTGAGCTGAAAGAGATCAAAAGATTGAACACAGGAGTTTcacaacagaaaggcaaatgtGCCACATTTTGAGGAAAATGCTCAAACTtttgcagcaaacacaaacattcccAAGAgatgttttgtaaaatattcCTATTCTTTAGTCATTAGttacataaataatattaatttgtttgttaaAGGAAACTCACTTTTGATAagctccttttcctcctttgacATACCCCACAGCACTGACTTAAGGCACTGCAATTTCCAATCAAACATGAGCATGCGTAGGCTGCTGGACTATTTATAGTTGGCCTGCAAATAGGCACAAGAGCACATCACACTTTCCAAAACTTGCCTTCGGAccatcatataaaaaaaaaggcagaaaaaactgaaagcttgtgttttaaatgttctgTGAGGAAGCAAGAGAAAATccttttgaagaaaaatgttcCACAACAATTCCATATCAAATACAAGGTCATCCCGGTTGCGGTAGCTCCCTGAAAAGGATGAGAGGGtttaaaaaacagatttaagtTTGTTTGCTTCTGCTCTATCGTTACGGACGGACAGCAGGAGCTCAGAGAAACGAGGAAGCCCTTTTTTGTGTTCGGCCATTGGCTGCTGTTCTCCTCAAACTTTTTAGCTCTGTGCTCTGACTGTAATAAAGAATCATATGATCCTGTCACTCAGGAGGATGACGTCTTCACTTTTAAACCCTTTAATATGAGCAGCACGTTCTTCGAGCCGTCCCGTCACAGTTCTGATCCTAAATCTGGCTGCTGTGAGCTCACCAAGGGCTCCCTGAGAGAGATTattatcaaaacatttcaaaaacagcaTCAACTCATACGTTTCCTCTATAGAGTAATATCTTTTGAAATAAGTGCCCCCTTATAATATAACATAAGAAAGCGGAGCCTACCAAGTTCTTTGGCATGCATTGTCCTGTGAGTGACAATTGCAGTAGTTCCCCAAAGGAAAAGCAGTAGGAATAGAACAGCCTTATATAGGCTGGTCCCACAGGCTGCCAAAGAGCTATGGGCTCTTATCTGAACACgagcacgcacgcacacacacacagacacacacacagtgtttaagGCGCTGTACTGACTTTATCAAACAATGTATGAATACGTCTCAAAATACTGCAGATAAgtaaaaattaaactaaacaagGCTGAGAATAATAACGAAGTATCAAAGTAGCCTGTCCCATAATATCGATTACAGATATGATTTTTCAAGTTCAAAGACATCAGCTTGAATTATGCCTcatgctgacacacaaactTGTCATATTACACatgcaagttttgtttttcttccatccattcatcatAATCTGTAACCATAGATCCTAGACTTTCCACTTTTCCTGCCAGGGAAGTGATAACCCGACTCCACAAAAAGATCAAAGGAAGAGCCTCACTTCAAAATCAGAGAAAATACTCACAACATGTAAATATTCTCATAGCCAGTAAAAGATATTTAACCCCCCCACGGACTGCAGTGTGGTGAGTGATTCCCATACAGGGTTccctcaacaaacacacacacaatggcatGATAGACGTGTGTGGGCTGGAGAgcccttgtgtgtgtttgactgctTGTTCTTGTGGGGGGGCTGGAAAACAGAGTTGCCTCAGCATGGTGTGAATTTTCTGGATGGGGTGTACACTGAGAGATCAAAGCATAGCGGGGTGTGGTAACGCCACAGAGAGCGGGGAGCCGTTGTGTGACTGCATTTGACGGTGGATCCCCCTTTAAACGAGTAAACTGCTCGCTGTGGAGAATTCCTCCTGCTGAACCTGCtgaaaatgcagacacacacgaAGAGCTGTGTAGTGAAAGGATAA
This window harbors:
- the alpk3b gene encoding alpha-protein kinase 3 isoform X1; the protein is MGSRRMTTRSTSWNGRSSSVDENGGGSRPGSCSYLSNVRPENRSTLCSVMAQLTEETQPSFQTTLKSKAVSENCNVKFSCVVTGYPAPQVNWYKDDLQLDRYCGLPKYEIFRNGQSHSLHIYNCTVEDAAIYQASAINNKGIVSCSGVLEVGEMNEFKIHQRYFAKLKQKAEHRRREAEGKENQEPLRTISPDRTQRKRRSTMEAFLSTPSSTEDEGNEESHQAAAVEIENRLQEPPAEKAEEKPVTNGQVVNENGNNIGTYVYDSAQKIFTVHQPKSPFVKKKIKISNGAKFTKADTPKDKVYEEIRAKDETPTLGALAGVVKVQSEGNSEKIMEVEKLVSSSIVDLSSQSQKLAASKYENKRAVPPQSTVPPAARAKGHGGPRSEGKQAAKYEKEAVNKETKEHLEVQKQSPFRGFKIRSTPPQSSVAPKPDESTTSTGGPLGDLKSVVEPRESGTSLPQHPCEQAEDQLPDTETRPCQENVSEPQTAPPSEVTPAHTKMTRNDAPVSLELPCEQFMMDTQPPQRTPSESVTTIDDIQTQSLHFGLQAAIDIMTQDTWDHSRGSTKSHTALFTDLRKSPLKNSGNGDNTQGCNVSPAPLQSQIDTAIKTVEGMEIQLDQEAEGKEVGKLLGDNQSMAPSEKIVEMEIETAAIHEIEETKSGTIRDAEHKDAAAVIVQATRKEKPNSKVGEESCSELQNLKPDECETVVPQLRNNPENTKNIEQIIEFNEIPAPVSKVISVAELLRSQIRALDPTLANSLRTTPVHVQEPTTTAAESCQDLRRDERKCKLDVKKSAPGGETETIIDNAPPTSRRSTVTSHLLNKTEQEQSQTQDTTSPPVQTIPKAPVIEDTGVHSMAEKYEEGVVDIGQETGTSYLVPSYRQTVSLTDSEMDKFLLSTIKDEETKTSTSVSNLSVTVSQESVTPIKASSEKSNTTILDQPVEGKDMESTQKLTPEIKFNSKIESVSEINSTTLLEQLKMEEHETNAVQKCPVQSVFSTETEELQLIQQDNVAVSRSDSSTSPTLETSPLSKKRNCVSPIPSATPQELASGARRKILTSKAKPKEATEATSPVDSQALKKEAYSQSTKLSTSPVTPSVSPNLSRRSLLQPPSEQTSPVERRSPLLSRRKAAPETQAPSLQQTEEINALKTEGKPAEKDKHNPFKAPQVIRKIRAETFADASGHLKLWCQFFNVLSDSTIKWYKDEKEVAQIKRNAGDEAQVNLAIVQASYRDSGVYSCSITNEYGTDSTDTLLSAEILAGMSLHEDLAIGEEIEMTPMIFSKGVADSGMWANKLFGRIMMQESHIGDGCSNKVWRAKVIYGLEPVFESGNTCIIKVRNPIAYGGKEESCLMERNLDIIKQECKTQNLAREYCKIFSAEARVIENFGPCLEVVPVYLMYRPANTVPYGTVEADLTGAYEKYSILDDAGRINTRTGSAVEQKCCALQHWIFQWTNGNLLFTRLEGVDTRITNVGISVKSTGHQGLSVEGNPKVFEQFVAQHQCNYFCGLLGLRSLKVMDSLSTPAKPKCSRSPLLQRKMAAGSSSPQTGRKAAGSPRLPRKAEQEGRKTPTKQKAADVPKVVKMSLN
- the alpk3b gene encoding alpha-protein kinase 3 isoform X2 produces the protein MGSRRMTTRSTSWNGRSSSVDENGGGSRPGSCSYLSNVRPENRSTLCSVMAQLTEETQPSFQTTLKSKAVSENCNVKFSCVVTGYPAPQVNWYKDDLQLDRYCGLPKYEIFRNGQSHSLHIYNCTVEDAAIYQASAINNKGIVSCSGVLEVGEMNEFKIHQRYFAKLKQKAEHRRREAEGKENQEPLRTISPDRTQRKRRSTMEAFLSTPSSTEDEGNEESHQAAAVEIENRLQEPPAEKAEEKPVTNGQVVNENGNNIGTYVYDSAQKIFTVHQPKSPFVKKKIKISNGAKFTKADTPKDKVYEEIRAKDETPTLGALAGVVKVQSEGNSEKIMEVEKLVSSSIVDLSSQSQKLAASKYENKRAVPPQSTVPPAARAKGHGGPRSEGKQAAKYEKEAVNKETKEHLEVQKQSPFRGFKIRSTPPQSSVAPKPDESTTSTGGPLGDLKSVVEPRESGTSLPQHPCEQAEDQLPDTETRPCQENVSEPQTAPPSEVTPAHTKMTRNDAPVSLELPCEQFMMDTQPPQRTPSESVTTIDDIQTQSLHFGLQAAIDIMTQDTWDHSRGSTKSHTALFTDLRKSPLKNSGNGDNTQGCNVSPAPLQSQIDTAIKTVEGMEIQLDQEAEGKEVGKLLGDNQSMAPSEKIVEMEIETAAIHEIEETKSGTIRDAEHKDAAAVIVQATRKEKPNSKVGEESCSELQNLKPDECETVVPQLRNNPENTKNIEQIIEFNEIPAPVSKVISVAELLRSQIRALDPTLANSLRTTPVHVQEPTTTAAESCQDLRRDERKCKLDVKKSAPGGETETIIDNAPPTSRRSTVTSHLLNKTEQEQSQTQDTTSPPVQTIPKAPVIEDTGVHSMAEKYEEGVVDIGQETGTSYLVPSYRQTVSLTDSEMDKFLLSTIKDEETKTSTSVSNLSVTVSQESVTPIKASSEKSNTTILDQPVEGKDMESTQKLTPEIKFNSKIESVSEINSTTLLEQLKMEEHETNAVQKCPVQSVFSTETEELQLIQQDNVAVSRSDSSTSPTLETSPLSKKRNCVSPIPSATPQELASGARRKILTSKAKPKEATEATSPVDSQALKKEAYSQSTKLSTSPVTPSVSPNLSRRSLLQPPSEQTSPVERRSPLLSRRKAAPETQAPSLQQTEEINALKTEGKPAEKDKHNPFKAPQVIRKIRAETFADASGHLKLWCQFFNVLSDSTIKWYKDEKEVAQIKRNAGDEAQVNLAIVQASYRDSGVYSCSITNEYGTDSTDTLLSAEILAGMSLHEDLAIGEEIEMTPMIFSKGVADSGMWANKLFGRIMMQESHIGDGCSNKVWRAKVIYGLEPVFESGNTCIIKVRNPIAYGGKEESCLMERNLDIIKQECKTQNLAREYCKIFSAEARVIENFGPCLEC